One genomic segment of Misgurnus anguillicaudatus chromosome 23, ASM2758022v2, whole genome shotgun sequence includes these proteins:
- the fam32a gene encoding protein FAM32A-like, translated as MSEYEATQKSALKLKGVQLASKKKKKKDKERKNLEQQVVSSQNEEGTKKGYVDKRTPAQMAFDKIQERRQMERILKKASKTHKRRVEDFNRHLDALTEHYDIPKVSWTK; from the exons ATGTCGGAATACGAAGCTACCCAGAAAAGTGCTTTAAAATTGAAAGGAGTCCAGTTGGCAAGTAAAAA gAAAAAGAAGAAGGATAAGGAAAGGAAAAATTTAGAGCAGCAGGTGGTGAGCAGTCAAAATGAAGAAGGAACAAAGAAAGGTTATGTTGATAAAAGGACACCAGCTCAGATGGCGTTTGACAAAATACAGGAGAGAAGG CAAATGGAGCGGATTTTAAAGAAGGCCTCCAAGACACACAAGAGAAGAGTTGAG GATTTTAACAGACACCTGGATGCATTGACCGAACATTATGACATACCCAAAGTCAGCTGGACTAAATAA
- the mrpl54 gene encoding large ribosomal subunit protein mL54, giving the protein MALHNVLHSFKRLNLICFNESFVIQCRDYAKKVATKGKGKGMVKEVIKGPEVCKDPARLCTHAIGVNIFKQGEDPPLKPKEEYPEWLFQLDLGPPKKLNELDPDSWEYTKLLRKEHIWRHNKLHKGKKM; this is encoded by the exons ATGGCCCTACATAACGTACTGCACTCATTCAAGAGGTTaaacttgatttgttttaatgAGAGTTTTGTGATTCAGTGCCGTGATTATGCTAAGAAAGTAG CAACCAAAGGTAAAGGTAAAGGAATGGTAAAAGAGGTTATTAAGGGCCCAGAAGTCTGTAAGGACCCAGCCAGACTGTGCACACATGCAATTGGAGTCAACATCTTCAAACAGGGCGAAGACCCTCCTCTTAAACCCAAGGAGGAATATCCAGAATG GTTGTTTCAGCTGGACCTTGGTCCACCCAAAAAACTCAACGAACTGGATCCGGACAGTTGGGAATACACTAAGCTTTTAAGAAAGGAGCATATTTGGAGACATAACAAACTGCATAAAGGCAAAAAGATGTAA